aaagttgagtcagttcatctggatacaacgtttcttGACAGATgcctgtccagatgaactcattcaactttctctgattttcttaactggattatttgAGTATGCATTAAAGACATTGCACAGTAATTTAAGGTAAATTGGACCCATCAGTCATGGTGGGCTCAAATTCTGGTAGTTGGAAAACGAATTTAGTAAGGTCCGCTTTTGAATGACTACTGTTTAAGGTAAATATTCTAGCACATTTGACAAATACCATAATTTATTCATATTTAATAACTTCTTTGACAACTGCCTTTCCCCCCTCCGAAACCAACCTAAACATAAGAAGAATGATCAAATGTATTGTAAATGGAGATTTGAGAGTTAAAGGCTGCATATTtgtggtgaaattatgtaactccttTTTAGTGTTTAATATTGTATTACTTATTGCAAAAAAATCAAATATTGCAATGATTTCTTTTATTTCAGTATATGTCAGCCCTAcaaattattgttattgttatttttgaCTGGGAATTATGCTTCAATATTCTGCAGAGCTTCACAATAACGTATGTACGATTTTAATGCATAGTTGAGTAGATATTGTGATTCTGTAACTgctcgtctatctatctatacattttTAACCTGTGGAGTTTATCTTCATCTGAACTGAGGATATAATGGCTAGTGGGTGTCATACCTTGGCACGTATTCTGTTTTTATCTGCTGGAGAATGTGATCTGTTTGTAAAGCCGCCAGAGACTGAGTTGGGATTTTGACTAGAGAAATACAATTTTGACTTGACTTATTATTGTTGTGATGCACGACAGCCACAGTAAACACAATCTTCAGACCTAGGTCCTATATCATTCATTTATCAGCCATATAGCGAACTGCTACCTCAGTTGTGAAACATTTTAGCACTTGGATCATATTGCCTTGCTTTAGTTGAACATGTTGGCACTTTGTTTTAAATTTTGGCCCCAAGATTTCATTCGACCCAGGAAAGAGTGGCAGTCACTGTCAAAGATCACTGGAATTGTGCACCTACGTGTCTTGACTTGTTGACTTTATTCATCTTTTCAGATGGACGGACCGATCCCATGCTGGATGATGTTGGCCAGGCTTTCAGGCTGCTGGGGGTGAGTTTGAGTGAACTGGAGGACTATGTTAACAACCTGGAGCCTGTTGGCTTCGTCCATCAGACGCCACTCTTCCCTGTCAGCAAAAACAACGTCCTGCAGTTCCCCCAACCTGGTGCACGTGATGCAGAAGAAAGGAAGGACTACATTCCAGAGTACATGCCACCCCTGGTCTCCTTACAAGAAGGTATGTTCTCAGCAGGTTAATTTCGTACACTTGAGTGtttcagcctgtgtgtgtgtgtcggagagAATAAATGTGTTTTTGAATAATTTCTCCCAAAGAGGAGTTGAATATAGTACTTTATGTCTCTTACCTATCCctgcagaagaggaggaggaggaaggcctCGCAGAAATGGGTACTTCGGCTGAGGCTATGCAGGTGCCGCTGGATGAGGACGAGGATGAAATGGAGGAAGACGAGGCTGTTAACGATGAGAACCACCCACTGAAGCGGCACCTGGACAGTCCTGATGCAGCCATGGGCATGATGCCCACGTCCAAGAGACCACGCATGCACCCCGGCCTCAGTCCTGAATGGGGCATTGAGCCCAGGGAGCCCCTTACTTCCCTCAACCCTCAGCGTGTCCCTCCAGGTGTGCTAGCTTCTCATGATAGCCTTGGCTCCTTGTCCCCTGAAACACCCACCGGCACCCCATCCCCCTTCAGACCTCAGCCAGTGGTACCCAGACACACGGACCACAAGACCCACGCCACTCCGAGCAGGAAACCCAAGGTCTCCTCCCCTGGGAGGCCACGGACTAAATCCCCAAAAGGGGTCAATGTTGGACCTATGGGTGGCAGCCCAATCTGCTCCCCCAAATCCTCTAAAGAGAGGAAGAAATCACCGGGCAGAACCAAGAGTCCCAAAAGCCCAAAGAGCCCAAAAATGGGCTCTGCCAAAGCTTTGCAACCCCCGGTTGCAAAGGCAGATAGTTTTCCCAAGGTACCCTTGTCAACACTGAGTGAGAGAATGGGCAAGGAGAACATCCACATGCGTCCAAGTATGGACGACAGAGAATTTCCTGAAGCTCAGTTCAGGAAATTAGAGCCTGATGATAGCGCCATCGATGACTCCATTGATGCCGTTATTGCCAGGGCATGTGCCGAACGGGAGCCTGACCCGTTTGCCTTCTCCTCAGGCTCTGAGTCAGAGAGCAACGGGTTCTCCAGCCCCAGGAGGCTCACCATCATGGAGCCATGTACACCCAAGCTCATGCTAGGACTCAACAGCGCCATCAAAGATTCATCGACACCACTTCACCTTAATGCAGGCTCAGGAAACTGGACCATGGATGACTCAATCAATGAGGTGATTCGTAAGGTAAACCAGGGTGCTCCTCAGAACCAAGGAGATTGCATTTCGTCGGGCTCAGCCTCACCGCCTACCCCGGAGCCTCTCCTTAAGACTTTCGAGGAGAAAAACAAGATGGTGTCCTCAACGGATGTCAAGAAGAAGCTGAAGAAGGAGCTGAAAACTAAaatgaagaagaaggagaaggacaaGCCCAAAGACAAAGACCGGGATAAGGACAGGAACAAGGAGAAAGAAAAGACTAAAGACAAGAACCGGGAAAAGATCAAGGAGTTTTCCAAGGAGGCCAAGATGACATGGAAGGAGTTTGGGAGCAAGGAAGAGGATCACTACCGTCAGCGGGACTTCGCTGGGCTGGAGGGCTCCACGAAGATCAAGtcaagagatggagagggctccaggaaagagaaggagaaacacaaagacaagaagaaGGACAAGGAACGGAGCAAGAAGGATAAAGACAAACGGGACAAGGGGAAAGACAAGAACAAGGAGGACAGGCCGAAGCTGTCCGCCCTTTCCCCCTTTGGCCTGGGCGAGATCCCTGCGCTTTTCAGCCCCTCCGCCTGCTTGCGCATCCCCTCCATTCTGCCTCCCCTGCCCCCCATCCTCCAGGACAAGGAGGTGAAGagcaaggagaaggagaagaagaaggagaagaaagagaagaagaagaaaaaggacaaGGAGAAGGAAAAGGAGCGAGAGAAGGCCAAGGAGAAGGAGCGGgaaaaggaggagaagaggaaagagaaggagagggaaaaggaaaagcgagagaaggagaaggaaaaggagagagagaggattcgATTGGAGAAGGTAACTCGTCCTTTTGAGTGTTCAGTTTTGGCAATAGTGTTATTGAAGTCTGCTTGGGTCCTTTCTTCAGAGCTGTTTAACCGGCCGGGGTTTGGGTTGTTTTTAgcttttaatttcctttttttttttcattctgtaTTCCTTATGTCCATTTGTaccttatgtaaagcacattttgAGTTGCCTTTGTGAAtggaaatgtgctatacaaatagtcTTGCCTTGTGTTTCTGTTCCTTAAGGTCAAAGTGGAAACTCCAGCAACTCTACCATCTCCAGTCATCCCCAGACTGACTCTCAGAGTGGGAGCCGGTCAAGACAAAATGTAATTATCAAATGCTTATTTTCAAGTAATCAGCACAGGCTACTCTAAATAAGTATTGTCACTTTCACTATCAATGAACTTCTGTTCGCCTGTCGTTGGCTTGTAGTTTGAGAAAACCAAGTTGTTTACATTTTTTGCGTTGGTTTCACCAACAGCCGGTTCCTGTAAATTGACTGCACGCATCAGGAGACTCTTTTTGTGTTTTAAACTGTATACATTAAAATGTCAGCCACCTGCTGCTGTTTACTTTCTTTTAAAGGTCACATGAAATGAGCATTTTTAGCACATCATCCTGTACTTTCAGGCATACACTAACAAAAGTGTCCAATGAATGGGAAGGACATTGTGAGAAGATGAGTGATCTGCCACCAAATTGAAACTAGCCAAAAGTATATCAATGTCCACATTATTCTAAAAATGCCTGATCATGTTCAGCTGTCAGTCACatcaaactccctcccctcacaaaatcccagCGGACCGTTCTGTTTCATTTGGATCTATGTCAAATCACAGAACTTTGCAGTGCTCTAAGTGGAGTTTAAATGACTTTAAAATACTTTGTGTTATTCCTCATACAGCACTTTATTacagtattttatttttattagtcTTTCATTGGCCTTGTGATGATTGCTTTgtatgatttttgtttttgttttaatcttgtggACTATGTTGTAAAAGTGCTGTAAAAGCATAATAATATAATAGTAATATGATTCTAATATGAATAGCAATAATTATGAACAATTGTTCCATAGATTCTTTCCttacttgttgttttttttttacattttgtctgTCACTCTGTGTATCACCAGTGTTATCAGCAAGGTTGTGCCGAACTCAGAGCCCAAAACACCAGCACCCAAAATCCCCGCTCCCAAAGGACCTGGAAACCGGCCCCGGACGCCCCCACCAGCCCCAAGTCTCTTATCTGTTGCACCCTCTCTGGTCCCGCCCCTGACGCCGCTCCCTCCTGTGGCAATTCCTCCGCCGATGCTCCCCCCACCCTCTGTGCTCTCCGTGGCAAGCTCCCTAAAAACACCTGTGCGCAGCGTGGTGACTGAGACTGTCAGCGCCTATGTGGTAAGTACTGCTGGCCCCTCCTTGACTCCACCGCCTCTCAGAACAGCTGACTCCTATGAGAAAAGACCAGAAGAGATCACCCTCGTAATAGTTCACTTTTATGTGGACCAGACTATCtatagtcaaatcaattttatttgtatagcacattatcacagattacaaatttgcctcagggggctttacagcaatacaacatcatgtccttagaccttcgcatcggataaggaacaactccctaaaaaaaaaaaaaaatttaacaaggagaaaaaatgggaagaaacctcagggagcgcaacaaagcagggatctctcttccaagacagacagacgtgcaatagATGATGTTGTGTgtatacaatttacagaatacaacattgaaagaggataaaagaatTATAAATGAATTATTATAtataggtttggataatggatggatggatatgaaatataaaaatatgatgaggaggatgccaagcagtgtccagatgccaccggaacagcctaggacctgagccatgcaaccaccatcaccatgtagacctgacaggacagactacacacacacacgtgtacacacacacacacacacacacacacacacacacacacacacacacacacacacacacacacacacacacacgttagactcacatcacaccattcacatatgcgggagaagagacaagaaaaaaacattagtcacacatcggagtgagagaaggctaTAACATTGAAACGGGATACCAAAATTATGTGGATTTAAAATACGATATATaacaaaaaaatgtgatgaggggaatgccaagcagtgttcaggtagtgaccaccatcaccatggagacctgggaggaggacagactaaatGTGCACactggagactcacatcacaccattaacatacaaagaagaagagaaaggagaagacattcagggagagagaaaagacatgagagaaaagaacagtttgtaatagtcaataatctatacgctataatctcatcggcagaacagtggttagtaaattcattgagacagaaactgacctgccatgcagtacaggtcgtgaagtactcaatttaaaggcaactaattttaTATTAGGGCAAAAAGATGCAttctaagtttggatttaaaagactcagcagactctgattgtctgatggcagcaggcaggttatttcacAAGAACATGGCCcagtaggaaaaggccctgccaccacctgacttctttttaactttgggtgcacACAGGAGCCCTTTATTTTGAGAGCACAGCACAAGATGGAATGTAcaatttaaggagatcagacaggtaagatggtgcGAGCCCGTTTAAGATTTTATAAGtcggcaccttgaagtctgatctaacatggttagggagccagtgaagggaggcaagaattgatgtAGTAGGTCAAATTTTCtacttttagttaggattctagctgcagcattttgaaacatctgaagacttttagtactagcatgtggcagacctgaaaacagaacgttacagtaatcaagtctggatgaaacaaatgcatgtattggtctctgtgtcagccatggacaggaaagacggaattttagctatgttatgtaaattAAAAAAGGCAATCTTGGTgattttttaaaatgtgtttatcaaaggaaatGCGGGGATCAAACAACATCaacatttttggctgccacactttgtgaactgAGAATGTCTTAAACTGTCATGAATCTGAAAGAAAATCTTAGAGACATGTTGACGTCTTTCAACTTCAGCAGGTCTTTAGGGTGTAAACAGTGGTTACGTTTACATGTACACTAATAATACTATTACAAACCAATAGAGGAATTATTTCATCCTCTGAAACAGTCATGCAGGCACCTTTATCAGAGTACAGTCAGATTTGGAAAAGGAGAAAAATGTGATTAACAAACCAATATTTTGGCTCAGTCTTCTCGTGACTTTTTGGAACTGTGCATATGAGAAGACGCCAGAAGTAGTGTTGAATGTCGATGGTACAATAGACCAGATATGAAAAGAATACCTACTTATTAGAGAAATGGGTGTTGCCAGGGTATCAGTGTGCACAGAAACTTGATGGGTGAAAACACTGAAGCTAAAATATTAGAGGAGGTTTATACTGTTCTCTCTTGTGCTTACTTTGTTTCTACTATTTTAACCATTTTACAGTGTTAcaattacaatgttacaatttaatttattcgaatccacgtgttaccttcggcttggttgggcgtccctacggacacaattggccatgtctgtgggtgggaagtcagatgtgggtatgtgtcctggctgctgcgctagcgcctcttctggtcggtcggggcgcctgttcaggagggagggggaactggggggaatagcgtgatcctcccatgcgctacatccccctggcaaaactcctcactgtcgggtgaaaagaagcggctggtgactccccatgtatcagaggaggcatgtgatagacggcggtcctccctggatcggcagagggggtggagcagtgactggggcagctcgaaagagtgggataattggtcggatacaatcggggagaaaacgggggggggggggacaatttcATTTCACCGCGACCcggccccggagaagtggctgatggtgaatgaatttagcagacacttttatccaaagcgacatacagctgagagttaatacaacacaagcaaggatctagtcaggctgcgacaacgcaagtaagtgccaaaaaactaggttcaagtccgataggacataggtgtcaacaggtagtgcacaaaggcaatgcatagggtgcatagaaacgatttttttcttttttcttttctctttttttttaatacacatttatttctgatttttcccttttcctccAATTTATTGGCCAATCGCTCCCccttctagttcaaacacccactctcgcactgtatgcgttcgccagctgcatctctccggccggcagtctcgaaggagacgcctcatcgcgaaagtggcgaggcggatccaggccgaaccactgctttttccaacacacacagagacgcattcatgtgacgaacacaagccgactccacccccctcccgaagacagcgttgccaattgttgatgcttcatcaaatccggccatagtcggatctgatgagaccgaggcgcgaaccccagtccccagtgggcaactgcatcaacacaaagccgatgcttagaccgctacaccaccgcggaccccacaatttttgtttttcttaataccatcaggtgtgcaggtgttcgagaaagagctagGTCTTCAGTTTCTTCTCAAAGATGGAGTGGGtctcagcagatcgaatggagtttggtaactcattccaccaccggggaactacagaagagaagagtctggctagtgacttagggccccattgtggctgaagtgccaggcgcctttcattggcagagcgtagtgagcaggactgactTTAGACCTGAAtaaggagttcaggtaggcgggagacgttttagttgctgttttgtaagcgagcattaagattttgaatttgatgtgggcagcaactaggagctagtggagggatatgaacagcggagtgacatgtgctgttttgggttggttgaagaccaaatGCGCCGCTGCACTCTGGATCATtcgcagaggtttgaaagtgcatgcagggagacctgccagtaaggagttggaGTAGTCAATGGATGATATTACAAAAGCCTGtatcaggagttgtgctgcatgctcagacaggtggggactaattttcctgatgttgtacagggcaaatcggcacaacTGAGCAATCGAAGCCACACGAaccttaacactagaacaaccgggatttcactcctacctaaaatgaccatgggcggtcaaaatgaccgcctgtttttaaactctatattctgtcaagataaatacccacttgagatattaatgcattgcatgttagtacgtctgttaggaaacgactgacacaaaaattaacattttaacaactataatactattttttaacAATTTAAACGTAAGAgacacatggtcgaacttgaatagcaaaatttaaaaagtgaaaatattgcctgaaaaacaaaacggaaaagcacattttgctaatctaacaaacgtagcaaggcttataaaacgtgaaatgtaaaaaaagaactgaaaataaatattgaaacagtcctaaacaacaaccggaacttaaaaactactagaacaaccatgggccgtcattttgactgccacggttgttaaactctatattctgtcaagatagatacccaattgagatattaatgcattgcatatgttagtatgtctgttaagaaactaattgataccaaaattaacattttaacaacttttaatactatttttcaaacaattcaaaatggatactgtccaacgcctgtaaatactgcaacacgtcggtggtagtcatggtgtttctgaaacggcgtctgtaaccacatgttggcaataatccaaaatcaaatttagactatttctctgcactgcagAATGCtagttttttctaggacagagcaacgaacgttGCAaaagaaatgatgcgaccaaaacacgtcataaatagtgacatgacacgcacgatcacatgcaaattacgagacggtcattttgaccagtcatggtcgttttaggtagctcttatcgtaacttcttttttgttgttgttgttgtgcaattgatctgaaactcattttaaatgcaaatatatgcaattttaggagaattgagggagtggcaggtctttttttcacaaagttattaaactttgaaaatccggaACGGTCATagtgaccgtcttggtcgttctagtgttaaaggttagttggtcatcagtcatgacacccagtTTTCAGGTAGACTTTGtgagcatgagttgggttgatctgagtTTGATATTGATccgttgttgtaaggatggactggctgggatgacaaggagctcagtcttaaataggttaagctgaaggtggtgttctttcatccgtgcagatatcagcaaggcatgacgatatccatgccgagtctgtgaggtcatctggcaggaatgataggaagagctgggtatcatcagcatagcaatggtatgagaaaccatgggagcggattattgcaccaagtgaggtggtgtatattgagaagagaagggaatcgagcactgacccttgaggtacccctgtggataagccgtgtggTTTGgatacttctcccctccaagatactctgaaAGATCTCCCCGAGAGGT
The window above is part of the Lampris incognitus isolate fLamInc1 chromosome 6, fLamInc1.hap2, whole genome shotgun sequence genome. Proteins encoded here:
- the taf3 gene encoding transcription initiation factor TFIID subunit 3; translation: MCESYARSLLRVSVAQICQALGWDSVQLTACDLLSDVLHRYIQQLARGCHRYSELYGRTDPMLDDVGQAFRLLGVSLSELEDYVNNLEPVGFVHQTPLFPVSKNNVLQFPQPGARDAEERKDYIPEYMPPLVSLQEEEEEEEGLAEMGTSAEAMQVPLDEDEDEMEEDEAVNDENHPLKRHLDSPDAAMGMMPTSKRPRMHPGLSPEWGIEPREPLTSLNPQRVPPGVLASHDSLGSLSPETPTGTPSPFRPQPVVPRHTDHKTHATPSRKPKVSSPGRPRTKSPKGVNVGPMGGSPICSPKSSKERKKSPGRTKSPKSPKSPKMGSAKALQPPVAKADSFPKVPLSTLSERMGKENIHMRPSMDDREFPEAQFRKLEPDDSAIDDSIDAVIARACAEREPDPFAFSSGSESESNGFSSPRRLTIMEPCTPKLMLGLNSAIKDSSTPLHLNAGSGNWTMDDSINEVIRKVNQGAPQNQGDCISSGSASPPTPEPLLKTFEEKNKMVSSTDVKKKLKKELKTKMKKKEKDKPKDKDRDKDRNKEKEKTKDKNREKIKEFSKEAKMTWKEFGSKEEDHYRQRDFAGLEGSTKIKSRDGEGSRKEKEKHKDKKKDKERSKKDKDKRDKGKDKNKEDRPKLSALSPFGLGEIPALFSPSACLRIPSILPPLPPILQDKEVKSKEKEKKKEKKEKKKKKDKEKEKEREKAKEKEREKEEKRKEKEREKEKREKEKEKERERIRLEKVKVETPATLPSPVIPRLTLRVGAGQDKIVISKVVPNSEPKTPAPKIPAPKGPGNRPRTPPPAPSLLSVAPSLVPPLTPLPPVAIPPPMLPPPSVLSVASSLKTPVRSVVTETVSAYVILDEWGNQIWICPGCNKPDDGSPMIGCDDCDDWYHWLCVGILTAPPEDQQWFCVKCANKKKDKKHKKRKHKVH